A genomic stretch from Burkholderia pyrrocinia includes:
- a CDS encoding SDR family oxidoreductase: MGRLAGKVAMVTGAGRGIGAAIARAFAREGAAVALVDLDFPQAQHTAAAIAHDVDGARVLPLHADVARQDAVRDALAQTEAAFGPLDVLVNNAGINVFADPLTMTDDDWRRCFAVDLDGVWHGCRAALEGMVERGRGSIVNIASTHAFRIIPGCFPYPVAKHGVLGLTRALGIEYAARNVRVNAIAPGYIETQLTRDWWDAQPDPAAARAETLALQPMKRIGRPDEVAMTAVFLASDEAPFINAACITVDGGRAALYHD; the protein is encoded by the coding sequence GGTCGCGATGGTGACGGGCGCGGGCCGCGGAATCGGCGCCGCGATCGCCCGAGCGTTCGCGCGCGAAGGCGCGGCCGTCGCGCTCGTCGATCTCGACTTCCCGCAGGCGCAGCACACGGCCGCCGCGATCGCGCACGACGTCGACGGCGCGCGCGTGCTGCCGCTGCACGCGGACGTCGCGCGTCAGGATGCGGTGCGCGATGCGCTCGCGCAGACCGAAGCGGCATTCGGCCCGCTCGACGTGCTGGTGAACAACGCGGGCATCAACGTGTTCGCCGATCCGCTGACGATGACCGACGACGACTGGCGCCGCTGCTTCGCGGTCGATCTCGACGGCGTGTGGCACGGCTGCCGCGCGGCGCTGGAAGGCATGGTCGAGCGCGGCCGCGGCAGCATCGTGAACATCGCGTCGACGCATGCGTTCCGGATCATCCCGGGCTGCTTTCCGTACCCGGTCGCGAAACACGGCGTACTGGGGCTCACGCGCGCGCTCGGCATCGAATACGCGGCGCGCAACGTGCGCGTGAACGCGATCGCGCCGGGCTACATCGAGACGCAGCTCACGCGCGACTGGTGGGACGCGCAGCCCGATCCGGCTGCCGCGCGCGCCGAGACGCTCGCGCTGCAGCCGATGAAGCGGATCGGCCGGCCCGACGAGGTCGCGATGACGGCCGTGTTCCTGGCGTCCGACGAGGCGCCGTTCATCAATGCCGCGTGCATCACCGTCGACGGCGGGCGCGCGGCGCTGTATCACGACTGA
- the araG gene encoding L-arabinose ABC transporter ATP-binding protein AraG, translating into MSAALRFDNIGKVFPGVRALDGISFDVHAGEVHGLMGENGAGKSTLLKILGGEYQPDAGSVLVDGQPVQFASAAASIAAGIAVIHQELQYVPDLTVAENLLLGRLPNAFGWVKKREAKRYVRERLAAMGVDLDPDAKLGRLSIAQRQMVEICKALMRNARVIALDEPTSSLSHRETEVLFKLVDDLRAQGRALIYISHRMDEIYRLCDACTIFRDGRKIASHDALADVPRERLVAEMVGREISDIYHYAPRALGDVRFSAEGVDGPALREPASFSVRAGEIVGFFGLVGAGRSELMRLVYGADRRRAGVLTLDGARIDVKRTGDAIRHGIVLCPEDRKEEGIIAIASVAENINISCRRHSLRAGLFIDRKTESETADRFIQRLKIKTPNRRQKIRFLSGGNQQKAILSRWLAEPDLKVVILDEPTRGIDVGAKHEIYDVIYRLAERGCAIVMVSSELPEVLGVSDRIVVMREGRIAGELPREQANEHAVLNLALPQTSAAQAA; encoded by the coding sequence GTGTCAGCGGCACTGCGTTTTGACAATATCGGCAAGGTATTTCCCGGCGTGCGCGCACTCGACGGCATTTCGTTCGACGTGCATGCGGGCGAGGTGCATGGCCTGATGGGCGAGAACGGCGCGGGCAAGTCGACGCTGCTGAAGATTCTCGGCGGCGAATACCAGCCCGATGCGGGCAGCGTGCTGGTCGACGGCCAGCCCGTGCAGTTCGCGAGTGCGGCGGCGTCGATCGCGGCCGGCATCGCGGTGATTCACCAGGAGCTGCAGTACGTACCCGACCTGACGGTCGCGGAAAACCTGCTGCTCGGCCGCCTGCCGAACGCGTTCGGCTGGGTGAAAAAGCGCGAGGCGAAGCGCTACGTGCGCGAGCGGCTCGCCGCGATGGGCGTCGACCTCGATCCCGACGCGAAGCTCGGGCGGCTGTCGATCGCTCAGCGGCAGATGGTCGAGATCTGCAAGGCGCTGATGCGCAATGCGCGCGTGATCGCGCTCGACGAACCGACGAGCTCGCTGTCGCATCGCGAGACCGAGGTGCTGTTCAAGCTCGTCGACGACCTGCGCGCGCAGGGCCGCGCGCTGATCTACATCTCGCACCGGATGGACGAGATCTACCGGCTGTGCGATGCGTGCACGATCTTCCGCGACGGGCGCAAGATCGCGTCGCACGATGCGCTTGCCGACGTGCCGCGCGAGCGGCTCGTCGCCGAGATGGTCGGGCGCGAGATTTCGGACATCTACCATTACGCGCCGCGCGCGCTCGGCGACGTGCGGTTTTCCGCCGAAGGCGTCGACGGCCCGGCGCTGCGCGAACCCGCGAGCTTCTCGGTGCGCGCGGGCGAGATCGTCGGTTTCTTCGGGCTGGTCGGCGCGGGCCGCAGCGAACTGATGCGGCTCGTGTACGGCGCGGACCGCCGGCGCGCGGGCGTGCTGACGCTCGACGGCGCGCGCATCGACGTGAAGCGCACCGGCGACGCGATCCGCCACGGCATCGTGCTGTGCCCCGAGGACCGCAAGGAAGAAGGGATCATTGCGATCGCATCGGTCGCGGAGAACATCAACATCAGCTGCCGCCGCCATTCGCTGCGCGCGGGGCTGTTCATCGACCGCAAGACCGAAAGCGAAACGGCCGACCGCTTCATCCAGCGGCTGAAGATCAAGACGCCGAACCGGCGGCAGAAGATCCGCTTCCTGTCCGGCGGCAACCAGCAGAAGGCGATCCTGTCGCGCTGGCTCGCGGAGCCCGACCTGAAGGTCGTGATCCTCGACGAGCCGACGCGCGGGATCGACGTCGGCGCGAAGCACGAGATCTACGACGTGATCTACCGGCTCGCGGAGCGCGGCTGCGCGATTGTGATGGTGTCGTCGGAACTGCCGGAAGTGCTCGGCGTGTCCGATCGCATCGTCGTGATGCGCGAAGGCCGGATCGCGGGCGAGCTGCCGCGCGAACAGGCGAACGAGCACGCGGTGCTGAACCTCGCGCTGCCGCAGACGAGCGCCGCCCAGGCGGCCTGA
- a CDS encoding arabinose ABC transporter substrate-binding protein: MKRRTFVTLAAAAAVVMGSPVAHAADPVKIGFLVKQPEEPWFQDEWKFAEMAAKEKGFTLVKIGAPSGEKVMSAIDNLSAQKAQGFIICTPDVKLGPGIVAKAKSHNLKMMTVDDRLVDGAGKPIEAVPHMGISAYNIGKQVGDGIAAEIKKRGWNVKEVGAIDITYEQLPTAHDRTSGATDALVAAGFPKANVIAAPQAKTDTENAFNAANIALTKNPQFKHWVAYGLNDEAVLGAVRAAEGRGFKSDNMIGIGIGGSDSALNEFKKPQPTGFYGTVIISPKRHGEETSDLMYSWITQGKAPPALTLTTGMLATRDNVSKVREEMGLASK; encoded by the coding sequence ATGAAACGCAGAACGTTCGTAACGCTGGCCGCGGCAGCCGCGGTGGTGATGGGTAGCCCGGTTGCGCACGCGGCAGACCCGGTCAAGATCGGCTTTCTGGTGAAGCAGCCGGAAGAGCCGTGGTTCCAGGACGAGTGGAAGTTCGCCGAGATGGCGGCGAAGGAAAAGGGCTTCACGCTCGTGAAGATCGGCGCGCCGTCGGGCGAAAAGGTGATGAGCGCGATCGACAACCTGTCCGCGCAGAAGGCGCAGGGCTTCATCATCTGCACGCCCGACGTGAAGCTCGGGCCGGGCATCGTCGCGAAGGCGAAGTCGCACAACCTGAAGATGATGACGGTCGACGACCGCCTCGTCGACGGCGCGGGCAAGCCGATCGAAGCGGTGCCGCACATGGGGATCTCCGCGTACAACATCGGCAAGCAGGTCGGCGACGGCATCGCGGCCGAGATCAAGAAGCGCGGCTGGAACGTGAAGGAGGTCGGCGCGATCGACATCACCTACGAGCAGCTGCCGACCGCGCACGACCGCACGAGCGGCGCGACCGACGCGCTGGTGGCCGCCGGTTTCCCGAAGGCGAACGTGATCGCGGCGCCGCAGGCGAAGACCGACACCGAGAACGCGTTCAACGCGGCGAACATTGCGCTCACGAAGAACCCGCAGTTCAAGCACTGGGTCGCGTACGGCCTGAACGACGAGGCCGTGCTCGGCGCGGTGCGTGCGGCCGAAGGGCGCGGCTTCAAGTCGGACAACATGATCGGCATCGGCATCGGCGGTTCCGATTCGGCGCTGAACGAGTTCAAGAAGCCGCAGCCGACCGGCTTCTACGGCACCGTGATCATCAGCCCGAAGCGTCACGGCGAGGAAACCTCGGACCTGATGTACTCGTGGATCACGCAAGGCAAGGCACCGCCGGCGCTGACGCTGACGACCGGCATGCTCGCGACGCGCGACAACGTGTCGAAGGTGCGCGAGGAGATGGGGCTCGCGTCGAAGTAA